In Paroedura picta isolate Pp20150507F chromosome 1, Ppicta_v3.0, whole genome shotgun sequence, the following are encoded in one genomic region:
- the LOC143843504 gene encoding uncharacterized protein LOC143843504 gives MIRCTLHLPPPFCSATSESNMESSSQASSVPATGRGPTWRDAEIRDLIGIFSEEKIQDAFQSSHRNREVFEQVAIKMRALGHNRTGLECRSKTKTMRAEYMRAVNHNKGSGNEKVTCPYFEEQRQLYGDGEGSGRPKRVGRSLKVVRKPAAPVEEPPAEEDPGEGTSSSFRPPPPVQQRAAESVTLDLIAIAPGEQEEAPEQTPLASETQLPGTGPLESPAAPDVDSDSGASTNIDFIPGTQEEEQPGVLGPPARRRRIQIQDEVLSDEEEEPPLPPGSPPPRGALPAEERLTRERGRLRRVSVLTSVGERLLEHCYEESRRAAAADQAMLTLIAQEGRKLRAVLRETNQILREGVEEVRLIRRLMERAVAVMERAYPPQIAPPPPPTPTPPLPAPTPPTPSQNASTQTRRRTILGKRKIKPADKYSPS, from the exons atgatccgttgcaccctgcacctcccaccaccattttgctcagctactagcgaaagcaacatggaatcgtcttctcaagcctcgtccgtccctgcaaccggccgtggccctacttggagggacgcggagatcagggacctgatcgggattttctcggaggagaaaatccaggacgcgttccagtcctcccacaggaatagggaggtttttgaacaagtggctattaagatgcgcgccctgggccacaacaggaccggccttgaatgccggtcgaagaccaagacaatgagggcagagtacatgcgtgccgtgaaccataataagggttccggcaacgaaaaggttacctgcccctacttcgaggagcagcgccagctgtacggggacggggaaggatccggcaggccgaagcgcgtcggccggagccttaaggtggttcggaagccggctgccccggtcgaggaaccacccgctgaggaggatcccggcgagggaacctcgtccagctttcgccctccaccccccgtccagcaacgagccgcggaatcggtaacgctggacctgatcgccatcgctcctggggagcaagaggaggctcctgagcaaacgccccttgcctccg agacacagttgccagggacggggcccctagagtctccagcagcacctgacgtggatagtgattcgggggcatcaactaacattg atttcatacccggaacacaggaggaggaacagcctggggtgcttggacctcctgcccggcgcaggcggatacagattcaagatg aggttctttcagatgaggaggaggaaccacccctgcctccaggcagcccaccacctagaggtgcgctcccagcagaggagaggcttacgagggaacgcggcaggctgaggcgcgtctcagtcttgacaagcgtgggagagaggctccttgagcactgctatgaggagtcacggcgtgccgcggccgctgaccaagccatgctcacactcattgcccaggaggggagaaaattgagggcagtccttagagagacaaaccaaatcctacgcgaaggcgtggaggaggtgcgactgataaggagactcatggagagggcagtagcggtcatggaaagggcctaccctccacaaatcgcccccccaccaccacccacaccaacaccaccacttccagcacccaccccaccaactccctctcagaatgcctccacccaaacaagaaggaggactattctcggaaagagaaaaattaaaccagcagacaagtactccccctcctag